A genomic window from Silene latifolia isolate original U9 population chromosome 11, ASM4854445v1, whole genome shotgun sequence includes:
- the LOC141614435 gene encoding uncharacterized protein LOC141614435, translating to MKGADWYTYSPPPDSNWNWRNICKGSHPPVPWYKDVWDSWTIPKHSVIGWLIQRKALNTRDKLFQFGISGSNCCVFCELDPETHAHLFSECTYSKQVISLIEHWLHMRFQTPPGNCSTIRRKVWRVVKLSCWYVLWMERNTCRIELKLRRPEMLVSEVQKIAMLRIQQKVSSLIQQLEISWLNSLGFNV from the exons ATGAAGGGTGCTGACTGGTATACATATTCACCTCCACCAGATTCTAACTGGAATTGGAGGAACATATGTAAG GGCTCACACCCTCCTGTGCCTTGGTACAAGGATGTCTGGGACAGCTGGACAATACCCAAGCATAGTGTCATTGGTTGGCTTATTCAGAGAAAAGCTCTGAATACAAGAGACAAATTATTTCAGTTTGGGATTAGTGGCAGCAATTGTTGTGTGTTCTGTGAGCTTGATCCAGAAACTCATGCTCACCTCTTCTCTGAATGTACTTACAGCAAACAGGTGATTAGCCTTATTGAACACTGGTTACATATGAGGTTCCAAACCCCTCCTGGTAATTGCTCTACTATCAGGAGGAAAGTTTGGAGAGTGGTTAAACTCTCTTGTTGGTATGTCCTCTGGATGGAAAGGAATACTTGCAGGATTGAACTGAAACTTCGAAGACCTGAGATGCTTGTTTCAGAAGTACAGAAGATAGCTATGCTTAGAATTCAGCAGAAAGTATCTTCTCTTATCCAGCAGCTTGAAATTAGTTGGTTGAATAGCCTAGGTTTCAATGTATAA
- the LOC141612124 gene encoding uncharacterized protein LOC141612124 — MEFGGRILDVIDEEASFDADMIDVEEGEVVDRPFSSKIIEGDVKELEAQLRNLNTHNANDVNKKKKNKKKKRKNKKARAVPGPTRFDLDRFVIGVCKRLREKKSYLVYTAVGILGASALSDLVKEVEAIQACGGQKTAEGNRYRFGGGILWNILKTRDPNAYREIMKKGKEFEKQFRRPHTVSPTQNNIVSQDAGPATVKPLATNLSDDPEMKTSGEAQLVMHMREIRKSVHDRIRIPVSYDDLPGAESLKDQVS, encoded by the exons ATGGAGTTTGGAGGACGTATATTGGATGTTATTGATGAAGAAGCGAGCTTTGATGCGGATATGATTGATGTGGAAGAAGGCGAGGTTGTAGACAGGCCGTTTTCGAGTAAGATTATTGAAGGAGACGTAAAGGAATTAGAAGCTCAACTCCGAAATTTAAATACCCATAATGCAAATGATgtaaataagaagaagaagaataagaagaagaagcgGAAGAATAAGAAAGCAAGAGCTGTCCCTGGACCAACCCGCTTTGACCTTGATAG GTTTGTCATTGGTGTCTGTAAGCGGTTGAGAGAGAAAAAGTCTTATTTGGTATATACAGCTGTTGGCATTCTGGGGGCCTCTGCTTTGAGTGATCTTGTAAAAGAG GTGGAGGCTATTCAAGCTTGTGGAGGTCAGAAGACTGCTGAAGGTAATCGATATAGATTTGGTGGAGGTATCTTATGGAATATACTCAAAACACGTGACCCAAATGCTTACAGAGAGATAATGAAGAAAGGGAAGGAATTTGAG AAACAATTTAGGCGACCACATACTGTGTCACCAACTCAGAATAATATTGTTTCTCAAGATGCTGGACCAGCCACTGTCAAGCCTTTAGCAACCAATCTCAGCGACGATCCTGAAATGAAAACCTCGGGAGAAGCTCAATTGGTGATGCACATGCGAGAAATACGAAAATCGGTCCATGATAGGATTAGGATACCAGTCTCATATGATGATCTGCCTGGAGCGGAGTCACTGAAAGACCAAGTTTCTTGA
- the LOC141612123 gene encoding putative protein phosphatase 2C 72, translating into MGNCSSCISSNNQINAYGCLENVIHNGGHKIGSVYSQVGAKGVNQDAALYYQGYGTEDGVFCGVYDGHGLNGHMVSKVVRNQLPSLILHQMKFMQWDDAFVSSFKAMDKEIGLLLDNLDLTFSGSTAVVAVKQGDDLVIANLGDSRAVLGKLTENGIQAVPLTVDLKPGVPAEAERIKAANGRVFALENEKHIERVWLPEENIPGLAMSRAFGDFDMKSHGIIATPVVSHHRLSSDDLFVVLATDGLWDVLSNDEVVSIVRSLKNKEMAAKTLVEEAAAAWKTKFPRAKVDDCTVVCLFFQDREDSLLSHTT; encoded by the exons ATGGGAAACTGTTCATCTTGTATCTCTTCTAATAATCAAATTAATGCTTATGGTTGCCTTGAAAATGTCATACACAATGGAGGTCATAAGATTGGTTCGGTTTATTCTCAGGTCGGCGCCAAAGGCGTAAATCAAGATGCTGCTCTTTACTATCAG GGATATGGTACGGAAGATGGAGTATTTTGTGGAGTGTATGACGGGCATGGTTTAAATGGACATATGGTAAGCAAGGTGGTACGAAACCAGTTACCGTCGTTAATATTACAccaaatgaaattcatgcaatggGACGATGCTTTCGTTTCTTCTTTCAAAGCCATGGATAAGGAGATTGGGCTTCTCCTTGATAATCTCGACTTGACTTTTAGCGGAAGCACTGCTGTTGTTGCTGTCAAACAG GGTGATGACCTTGTTATTGCGAACCTTGGGGATTCTCGAGCTGTGTTGGGAAAATTAACCGAAAATGGTATCCAAGCTGTTCCATTGACTGTGGATTTGAAGCCTGGTGTACCTG CTGAAGCAGAGAGAATTAAGGCGGCAAACGGCCGGGTGTTTGCTCTGGAGAATGAGAAACACATAGAAAGAGTGTGGTTACCAGAAGAGAACATACCAGGACTTGCAATGTCAAGAGCCTTTGGGGACTTTGACATGAAAAGTCATGGTATCATTGCTACCCCTGTCGTCTCTCATCACCGTTTATCCTCTGATGACCTCTTTGTTGTACTGGCTACTGACGGG TTGTGGGATGTTTTAAGCAATGATGAAGTGGTGTCAATAGTGCGGTCGTTAAAGAACAAAGAAATGGCTGCAAAAACACTAGTAGAAGAAGCTGCTGCAGCCTGGAAGACCAAATTTCCAAGAGCAAAGGTCGATGATTGCACCGTTGTTTGCCTGTTCTTTCAGGACAGGGAAGATTCACTACTGTCTCATACTACCTGA